One Pomacea canaliculata isolate SZHN2017 linkage group LG9, ASM307304v1, whole genome shotgun sequence DNA segment encodes these proteins:
- the LOC112572358 gene encoding uncharacterized protein LOC112572358, whose protein sequence is MHESSASHEDPNMTDDLYLKILARFCGPATTVKVPWTPLPPLRTTQDAVNFTDTCCSRLTLLPQQVNVLHEAPPRLFACGPPGTGKTVVLLLQAVEWLRQRHEVHVVSTWKYSRAASLRLRAQLLASQAQARKEGEQEDTAITPVNAVSMHEYNFENGLDDVDRAVEELACLAKGTNLCVIADEAGPEGCNEFKIFCEKLLERVSGLHLWAARCRHDCTPDAWRKEFFTQPLRFAPVVKRKVAKSGKFCTGNVRPYSCSNVPSPTDGPPVIHLNHDVVKHTCSSVYDCTQCGDLLAEPPSKRLPYWPDRRVRTLQPCRKQQQQPEHKHHHNVLPDYVTRTWF, encoded by the exons ATGCACGAATCGTCAGCCAGCCATGAAGACCCCAACATGACAGACGACCTGTACCTGAAAATATTGGCCAG ATTCTGTGGCCCCGCAACCACGGTGAAGGTGCCGTGGACCCCCTTGCCGCCACTGAGAACGACGCAAGACGCCGTCAACTTCACGGACACGTGCTGCTCGCGTCTGACGCTCCTTCCGCAGCAGGTCAACGTGTTGCACGAGGCGCCACCTCGCCTCTTCGCGTGTGGACCCCCGGGCACCGGCAAGACAgtcgtgctgctgctgcaggccGTGGAGTGGCTGCGACAGCGTCATGAGGTGCACGTGGTCAGCACCTGGAAGTACAGCCGCGCCGCCTCTCTTCGGTTGCGCGCGCAGCTGCTGGCAAGCCAGGCGCAGGCCCGGAAGGAGGGGGAGCAAGAAGATACAGCGATAACCCCCGTGAATGCGGTTTCCATGCACGAGTACAATTTTGAGAATGGGTTAGACGACGTCGACAGAGCAGTGGAAGAGCTTGCCTGTCTGGCCAAGGGAACTAACCTTtgcgtcatcgctgatgaagctGGACCTGAAGG ATGTAAtgagttcaaaatattttgcgaGAAGCTGCTGGAACGGGTGTCTGGCCTTCATCTGTGGGCTGCGCGCTGTCGTCACGACTGTACACCCGACGCGTGGCGCAAGGAGTTCTTCACTCAGCCGCTGCGCTTCGCTCCGGTAGTCAAGCGGAAGGTGGCGAAGTCGGGGAAATTCTGCACTGGAAACGTCCGTCCCTACTCCTGTAGCAACGTCCCAAGCCCTACTGACGGACCCCCAGTCATCCACCTCAACCACGATGTTGtcaaacacacatgcagcaGTGTTTACGACTGTACTCAGTGCGGGGATCTGTTGGCTGAGCCTCCTTCGAAGCGACTTCCATATTGGCCAGACCG ACGGGTCCGAACCCTGCAACCCTgcaggaaacaacaacaacagcccgaacacaaacatcatcacaaTGTCCTCCCGGACTACGTTACCAGGACGTGGTTCTGA